From the genome of Symphalangus syndactylus isolate Jambi chromosome 13, NHGRI_mSymSyn1-v2.1_pri, whole genome shotgun sequence:
ttgaactccagaccttaggtgatctgcctgccttggcttcccaaagtgctgggattacaggtatgaacgactgtgcctggccaatgttactttattaattgttttatttgaCTCTTATATCTTTGTCTCCCatgttctctgtctttttttttttaatttttgtattgatttgctttcaatttttttatttttctttatgtatctatacaaatatatatatatatatatattttttttttaatggagtctcgcactttcatctgggctggagtgcttTGGTgtgacttcggctcactgcaacctctgcctcccaggttcaagagattctcctgcctcagcctcttaagtagctggtattacagatgcctgctgcaacacctggctaatttttttttgtatttttagtagagacggggtttcactatgttggccaggctggtctcaaacacctgacctcgtgatccactcacctcagcctcccaaagtattgggattacaggcatgagccagtgcacctggaaATATACAGATACTTTCTTAGTGGCATCTTGGGGATTACATAAAACCTCTAAAAGATCCAacaatatattataatgtaaaaaattaacTTCAGTTGCATGCAAAAATTCTTCATCATTACATCTGCCTTCAACTGTTACTGATTttactaattgtatttttatgttatatattcatTAACAGATGTTTATAATTTCcctacttttaagttttagggaatAAAAGTCTTTTCTGCACCATTATAATGATAAGTAAGAAATACCTTTTTTTGTATGTGCATATCTTTTCCGGAAAGTTACGTATTTTCATTTGATTATGTGTTTTCTTGCATTATGTTATTTTCAGTGGAAGAAACTTCTTTCAGCATCTTTGATATGTAGGGCATATGCAGTGCCAATATACTTTCTCAGGATTTGGTTATTTTGGAAGGACTTCTTTTTATTTGGTAGTACAATTTTGCTGATGATATTATTCTCGCTTGAcagctttttaaattataactttAACAATATCACACAGTTTTTCTCTGAcctgcaaaatttttttttgataaattcaCTGGTTATTGTGACAGTTTGGCACGGTTACTATTTGAGACCATGATTACGACAGTTACTGTTACTACTTGAGACCCTCATTACAAGACTGAAAGAAGGGGGATGAAcgtagaaatgaaaacttaagaccaaagaaactgttttaaagaaGGGGAACTGGGAACCAGGGAAGAAGAGTGCtccctgcttctagtgagcaaaggcagcccTGGAGCTTCCACAGCTTTTCGTATTTATTGGGCAGAAAGAtcagggaggaggaggtaatgattggtcagctgcttaaTTGATCACAGGTTCACATTATTGCTAACAGGCTTCAGATGTACCTAATCACAAGAAACACTGAGCTTGGGGCGTGACTGCTCTCAACATTCCTTCTGGATGGCAGACACAGTTTGTGTGTTTGCCAATATTCTGCATTTATGAGAACAGTTTGCTGTTGACTCACATAGCCTCCAGTGATATACTGAGTTGATCATGACCCTCACTCTTTCGGCCTGCAACAAGTTATCTCATGAGACTATGCTTATAAATGACACAGCATTTTTATCTTGCAGCTCCCAAAATTCTCTTCtgtgatttttgaaattttgcttATAGGTGTGTTTGTGATAAATATCTTTGTGTGTATCCTAGTTTGCTTGTTCAGGTTTTTCATGtttacattatcttttaagaaaattttcagttatttttgtattttttatatccacaattttgttttttggtattttaatattttttcttgttatcctcatttttctGATCTTCAGTAGTTGTCTGTTTTCCTATTTCGCTTACTGaatattattcaatttattttatttatttacttacttacttattcaTTTTCTGAGatagtcttgcccaggctggagtgcagtggtgctgtcttggctcactgcaacctctgcctcctgggttcaagtgagtcttttgctgcagcctcccagtagctgggattacagctgtgtgccaccacacccagcttatttttgtatttttagtagagacggggtttcaccatgttggccaggctgatcttgaacttctgacctcaaatgatccacccacctcagcctccgaaagtgctgggattacagacatgagccacccggCCCAgcctatttcattttacttttgagacagtcttgctctgttgcccagcctggagttcagtgtacaatcttcactcactgcaaacttcccctcctgggttcaccaaTTCTCGTGtgtcagtctcccaaatagctgggatttcaggcacatgccaccacacccagctaatttttgtatttttagtggataaagggtttcaccatgttggccaggctggtctcaaactcctgacctcacgtgattttcccaccttggcctcccagtatGTTAGAATTACAGGAATGAACCTCCAAGCCTTGTGTGTTCaatttattctgaatttttaaaattactttatacattttttatggctgcttttgaaaattttatagtttttttgatGGGGCTATGTTGCCCAAATATTTTGTATACATTGTAATCTTTGAGTGAGATTCAGATATTAACAAAAAGCTACCTGTTACAATCTTTATAATATAGCTTTGTCCTGGCATAGTCTGAAATCAATTGTCTTGACTAGAGATTCTGGGAatttctcaaatatgtttttagGATGTGTCTTGTCTAAAATGTTGTGTTTATTGTTTAGTTAAATTGGCTTATTCATATTTCTTCTTAATAATCAGTAATCACTTGCTACAGCCATTCCCTGTTTGGGTTACTGCAGTTTCTCTGCTTCTCTAACATTTACCTTTAGACTCAGCAGACTCAAACTGTCATTCCAACATATATCActatttctttcagcattttatgTCATGGGAGACATTAACCAGTGTCTAAAAAATTTCCCAGGAgccaaaaataaagatgtatgtgccaatttttttcttttttttaaaaaaagaaaccaggagttggcaatttgtgtgtgtgtgtgtgtgtgagagagagagagagacagtctcactgttatgtaggctggagagcagtggcataatcttggctcactacaatctctgcctccacagttgaagcaattctcctgcctcagcctccaggtagacaggattacaggtacctgttaccatgcctggctaattttctgtatttttagtagagatggggttcaccatgttggtcagactggtctcacactcctgacttcaggtgatccacctgccttgccttcCCAAGGTGCGgtgattaaaggcatgagccatcatgcctggctggcaatttacttttttgtgtgtgagatggagtctcgctctgtcacctaggctggagtgcagtggtgcaatgtcggctcactgcaaactcggcCTCCCTGGTTTACACAATtctccatcagcctcccaagtagctgggattaaaggtgcctcctaccatgcctggctaattttttgtatttttagtacagacaggtttcatcatcttggccaagcaggccttgaactcctgacctcatgatccacccaccttggcctctcaaagtgctgggattacaggtgtgagtcatcacaTCCAGCCagcaatttacttttaaaagcacaatattggctgggcgcagtggctgacgcctgtaatcccagcactttgggaggccaaggcgggcggatcatgaggtcaggagattgagaccatcctggctaacacagtgaaaccctgtctctactaaaagtacaaaaaaattagctgggcatggtggcgggcacctgtagtcccagctacttgggaggcttgaggcaggagaatggcgtgaacccaggaggcagagcttgcagtgaggcaagatcacgccactgcactccagcctgggcaacacagcaagaccccgtctcaaaataaataaataaataaataaataaaagcacagtATTATACTGGACAGTAGGAAGAGCTGTGTTGGGTATAACAGAGCTTTTTCTTCTATGTGGCTATTTCATTCTGCTCATGTGGGGACCTTTACACACTTAactcatttataaatttttttacacATGTATTTTGGTCAGtatgtttttgttacatttatgtGTCCAGAAAGAAATTAGAACTGGTGGTATTTTGCTATGTCATCTTGCTCATGtagtttgtataattttataagtTAGATTTGTAAAGTATATTTATCTGAGTCTAGCAATTGAAGTAATGTGATTTTACtgtttctttctgttatgtgttCTCATTTTGCCCAAGACCTTTGGCCAGAGCAAAGCATAAAAGATTCTTTCCAAAAAGTGATACTTAGAAGATATGAAAAATGCGGACATGACAATTTACAGTTGAAAAAAGGCTATAAAAGTGTGGATGAGCATAAGCTGTGCAAAAGAGGTTATAATGGTCTTAATCACGGTTTGACAACTAcccagagaaaaatatttcaatgtgATAAATATAAGACAGTCTTTCAGAAATTTTCAAATTCAAACAGACCTAAGATACGACATActggaaaaaaatctttcaaatgtATAgtatgtggcaaagcttttaactgGTCTTCAAACCTTACtacacataagaaaattcatactggagagaaaccctacaaatgtgaagaatgtggcaaagcctttaagcAGCCCTCAAACCTTGTgacacataagaaaattcatactggagagaaaccctacagatgtgaagaatgtggcaaagcgtTTAAACAGTCCTCAAACCTTACTACACACAAGAAAATTCATACTGTAGAGAAACCCTAcagatgtgaagaatgtggcaaagccttcaaAAGGTGCTCACACCTTACTGTACATAAGGtagttcatactggagagaaaccctacaaatgtgaagaatgcgGAAAAGCCTTTAAGCACCCCTCATACGTTACtacacataagaaaattcatactggagggaaaccctacaaatgtgaagaatgtggcaaagacTTTAAGTACACTTCTACCCTTACtgcacataagagaattcatactggagagaagccctacaaatgtgaagaatgtggcaaagacTTTAAGTGCACTTCTAATCTTACtacacataagagaattcatactggagagaagccctacAAATGTAAAGAAGGTGAAAAGCTTTGCCACATATCCTCACACCTTACTACACATAAGAtacttcatactggagagaaaccctacagatgtaaagaatgtggcaaagcttttaaccatCCCACAATACttttttcacacaaaaaaattcatactggagagaaattcTACAAATGTGATGAATGTGGCAAAACCTTTACCTGGCCCTCACTACTCTCTAAACACAGGagaactcatactggagagaaaccctacaaatgtgaagtgtgtggcaaagcctttactGCATCCTTAACTCTAACtgaacataagagaattcatactggagagaaaccttacaaatgtgaagaatgtggcaaagcttttaactgGTCCTCATACCTTCataaacataagagaattcatattgCACAGAAACCCCACAtagtgaagaatgtggcaaatattttaaatgttcctcCACTTTTAATAagcataagataattcatactggagagaaaccagaTGAATATGGGAAAGCCTTTAACCAGCCCTCAACTCTTACTAAGTATGAGCATTTATATGGAACACAAgctcatacaaatataaaaaatgtgaCAAAGCTTTTAAAGGAAGTTCTCAACCCTTATTACATGTAATTCATACTggacagaaaccctacaagtgtgaagaatgtggcatgGCCTATAAGAAGTTctcaattccttttttattttgagatgaaatttcagtcttgtcacccaggctggagtacaatggcatgatcttggctcactgcaacctctgcctcctgggttcaagccattctcctgccttagcctcccaagtagctgggattacagttgcccaccaccacgtctggctaaatttttgtatttttagtagagatggggtttcacaatgttggccagtctggtctcgaactcctgacctcaggtgatccacccgccttggcctcccaaagtcctgggtttacaggcgtgagccaccatgcctggctacaagTTCTCAATTCTTAAGAGACATGGTGATAATGCTGAAGAGGAAATCTACAAACCTGAAAGATGTGACAGTGCTTTTAGTAACACCTCCAAATTTcctatacataaaaataaattacactaATGTGAAACCCtagaaatgtataaaatgtgaCAAAGCCTTTATATGGTTGTAACACTGATTGTAGGTTAGATAATTCATACTGCCAAAACTCCTACAAGTGTGAAGAATGTGGTAAAACTTATAATCAGTGCTTACACCATATTTCACAGAAAGCTATTACCTTTGAGAAAAGTGAATAAGTGTGTAATATAGTTTTCATATCCTTATACTTTATGCTGTTATTTCTATTGTGTTCACATGTGAAAGCATGTGATCAATTGTTGCTGCATCAGATATGTTAGAGATTGTTTACCAATTGGGTATTACTTAGAACCTTTTCTATAAAAGAGTAAGAACATTAAAATCTATGACGGATgatgaaaatgtaagtggagcGCCTCTTTGTAGTTAACTTATACTAAGTAATGTATAAGGTGGGGGTTCATGTTCTCATTTGTATTATCGTACCCTATAACTTCATGTTGACACTTTGCTTTGTCTTTTGGATGGCCTAACCTACGTTAACATGTACGCAGAacatcttaaaacttttttttcaaaagttataATGAATTAGTTTATTAGTAACAGATAAAAAAAGTGGGGGTTCAGAGtaatatttttctacattatagtgagagaaaaattattataGTTAAAAGTATTAAATTAGTATATTTTGCTAATTGTACTTTCATGTAATAAAATGcagtacacttaaaaattgttagatTGTGTgtgaacttaattttatttttttttaccatgttaAGACTATTGTGCATTTAATGAAGCATTATTATGCCACTAACTTTAACCTATTTAACCTTACTCAAGGGTGTAGGTAAAAGATGGTAAAAATATACTATTTGGTTCATAGTGGAATAACATCTCTAGTAATCCCTTTGCCAGTGGCTTTAAACTGTAAATCAGCTGAAGAATATTTTCCCACtggttaaatttttattcttttttcttattgaaattaattattagtatttgtgggtatatagtatgtgtatatatttatgcctTATATGGCATATTTTGATTCAGGCATACAATATGTAGTAACTACATTAGGGTAAATAAGGTATCCATCACCTCTAGCATTTATCTTTTCTGTTACAAAGAGTGTAATTAACACTTTTAGTGTATAATTtagtgaggcgggtggattgcctgaggtcagagttcaagaccagcctggccaacatgctgaaagcctgtctctattaaaaatccagaaataaccaggcatggtggtgcaagcctggagactgaggcagaagaattgcttgaatccttaggtggaggttgcagtgagctgagatcatgccattgcactccggacTGGggaatagagcgagactctatctcaaaaaaaagtgaaagaaataaaatccttacaTTCTTAGTCctgaaaaattattaataaacaattgttatttagttttttttgaacATGTGGTCTCTCTGCCTGCAAACATATACACTTGTAGTTTTACATAGagttaaatatacacatattactcTGAAGATAACTTTAGGTGTAAGAAAATTATGCAATGAGtaagtgtgtttgtgtgagtatgagtttgtacatattttcagaagaaaagagcaattattggaacaaaatgaattattttaacagGGTGACTAATAAACACCTTGAAAATGCTGAAAGCAAATCCACACTTTCTGCTTTGTCTTGAAtttattaatgtaaaattttatggCTTATGTCTCAGATTCTCCCCCAGAATCTGCCTATTAAAGCACAGGCAATTTTGTCTCCAGAAATAACACTCGACTACAACAATAAAAGCCCTCTtcaaacaaaaaatcatttttaatacttattttaatgaaaatttaaccACAATTGAATAAttggtatatttttattgttctgtaTAAAACAGTACataaagaagccagaaaaaaagatgttaataTTTGTAATGAATTAAAACTGGAaagtaattaattattatttgcaGGTGATATCTTTGATTATGTAGATAAGAAAAGCAGCAGAAagacttttaaaagtttattcagGTGGGTAAGCAACATTCTAAGATAATACCCTGGATTCCCAGTCTGTTGCACACCTGCGGTGTAATACTCTCAAGTGTAAAAATGTGAATGTGGTGGGAAATCACTCATGAAGTTAGGTTACCCATGTGTTGACTTTATGTTTATCAAAATGGAGATTATCCTGACTGTGCTAAACTTAATCAGAGGTGTTTTTAAGAGAGACACCATAGAAAAACATCCCTGCTGGCCTGAAAGTAAATGACTTCTAGGTGGAACATGTTGCAAGCTGCTTATGGTGGCCACATGGCAGGAAACATGCTTGTATATTGTCATCATTCCTGCCTCTTGCATGTTTCCAATAGGGAGAATAAGAGGATCCTATGGcagatggaaaaaaagggaatctcATTCATGCAAGAAATAATCACCTCTCATCTGGGATAGCTTAAGAGAAACAGGAGACCACAAAAGGACCACATTAATGGAAGGAAAAGGGTAACCTGGCTAAAAGTGCTCACTGGCATTAAGGAACAACATTTAGTAAGCTGTAGTGAACGATCAGCCTCTGGGATACTGACAGGCTACCAACAAGGCTGAACTTACTCTAATTCAATCAACATCTCTGCACCATTCTGGTGACCCAGGTTTACACTATTCATTACAGAAATGCCATGAAAACCAgtgggtaggccgggcgcggtggctcacgcctgtaatcccagcactttgggaggccgaggcgggcggatcacgaggtcaggagatcgaggccatcctggctaacacggtgaaaccccgtctctactaaaaatacaaaaaattagccgggcgaggtggcaggcgcctgtagtcccagctacgcgggaggctgaggcaggagaatggcgtgaaccccggggggcggagcctgcagtgagccgagatcgcgccactgcactccagcctgggtgaaagagcgagactccgtctcaaaaaaaaaaaaaagaaagaaaaccagtggGTAATGTCCTAGAATTGAACTTACTTCAAAAGGCATAcctttttttcacatttgaaaaaCCTCAAAaacgccgggcgcagtggcttacgcttgtaatcccagcactttgggaggccaaggtgggcggatcacgaggtcagcagatcgagaccacggtgaaaccacgtctctactaaaaatacaaaaaaattagccgggcgtggtggcgggtgcttgtagtcccagctactcggagaggctgaggcaggagaatggcgggaacgcgggaggcggagcttgcagtgagccgagatcgcgccactgcactccagcctgggtgacagagtgagactccgtctcaaaaaaaaaaaaaaaaaaagaaaaacctcaaaaaCAATGAATTTGTAAATACTAATTACAGAGGATTCTACTATACTGTAATAGATTAAACTGTAAACAACTTAATATGAATATTTCTTGAATACATAGTTATGTAGATAGTTTCTTTTAGATTAACATGAAAAAACTAttagagaaaacatttgaaatgagataaaattaaTCAAAACCACAAGTTTTCAATGGCTTGGCCTAATTGCCATGCTTTTGGAGATGGCCAGACGACTAACAAGAAACAGACAAGATTTGGCTTTGCTCAGTGATTGTTTTTCACCTTTCGAAATCTAACATCCTGGCTAAAGTATTCAAAGGGAATATTTTATAGGTGGCTTCCCAGGGTTTCCAaggcaatgaaagaaaaattttgataGGCAGGAAAATGCACACTATATACACACATTGCTCTTCTCTGATTTGCTTTAATACTGAAAAATTGAAGATTGTCATCTCAATTTAGaataacaaaaatttgtttttgaaaaaagcaaatgtataaaattaatgGGTAACAGATGCCATTAGCTTCTAAAAAGTAGTATGACTAAATTCAGTATCTAGCCATGCAAATATCAGCCCAATTAAATTGAGACCCTAATAGGTGCATGTGGAAAGCATTGCTGTGCAGTGTGGTGCCTCCACTCagcattttcttctgcctcttcaCAGAGAAACCAGTTTCCCCTGAGTGACTCAGGGTGCCTACTGGGAACTGAGAATGCTGTGTTCAGAGTGATTACTGAAAACATGGTTAATACACTTCTTCCATATGATAGTAAAATGTTATAAATCTTACTCTGCCTCAGAAAAGCTTTTAGTAAAAGTTTATAGTACTCAATTTGGGTTCATGGAAAATTTCAATATTCCAGATAATTCAGACACTTAAATGTCAATGAAATCCCataaaacatatttgaataaGATAAAGTTTTCTTTGCTAAGAATTTTATATTACTGGTAAATTTAGAAAACCAGTACTTTAAGCCAATTAGCAGTGTTTGACATGTGAGTCGCACCCAGACAAGTGCTCTTCATGATCATTGTTAAAGCAGCAATAACACCACGTGCTTTCCTGGGACCTGCTGGCCTGTTTTCCACTGATACAAAGTGGAGAAGGCATTGAAATGGCAAAGGAGTGTGATATAAGTTGAATACTtatatgaaacaaaattttaaataaaaaatagcactTGATGTTGTACAACTATAGGTGAGACTATTAGTGTGAGGTCATATTTTTACTTATATTGACAAAATAACCACAATATTCTTATTTAGAATAATATTCCTTTTCTGCTGTATATTTGCTAGCTTTTGATAAAATACTATGGGAGCTCAAtagaaatcaacaaaatgaaacattttaccaGAAGCATTACTGATGCCTATTAGCTTTCTATGAaagatttatactttttttcaatGTCTTACTTATTGCTTAGAAGTGGCTCTCCTGCCAGAAAACTGTTGTCAGCTGTACCCATGTTGACTAATAGTGAGTAGAAGTGAAGTGGATAAAAAGCAAATGTGtcttctctgtatcatttttCATCCATTGGTTGAAGAACAGAAGGatgcagaaaatgaaagaaaatatagtatctgAAAAATCATGAAGCTCTGTTAACCAGACAAAAATCCCCATAGTGGATgcgtgtttattttgttttttttagatgtactgtctacttctatgagttgaatttttttttttttttttttttttgagatggagtctctctctcttgcccaggctggaggggagtggcacagccttggctcactgcaacctccaaatcccgggttcaggcaattctcctgcctcagtctgttgagtagctgggattatcggattacaggcacacgccaccacccccagctaatttctgtgtttttagtagagacggtttcaccaggttggtcaggctggttttgaacttcccattttgtgatttgcctgcctcggcctcccaaagttctaggattataggtgtgagccactgcactgggcaagtttaaattttttttttttttacactttataTGGAAATAGGATTATgtgggctgggcccggtggctcatgcctgtaatcccaccagtttgggaggccgaggtgggtggatcacttaaggtcaggagtttgagaccagcctggccaacatggtggtaGGAGCCTGTAATTTCAGGTACTgaggcggctgaggcagaagaatcgcatgaaccccggaggcagaagtttcagtgagccaagatggtgttaCTGCACCAtcgcctgggcaataagagctaaactccatctccaaaaaaaaatacaggatttttgtgtgtgtgtttttctgtgctggcttattttacttagcataatattttttagGTTTATGAATGTTGTAGCAAATAACAAGACTTTCTTATTTCTAAGGGCTGAATAGCATTTCATTGTGTACATACACCACGTTTTCTTTCTCcacctattgatggacacttaggttggttccataccttagctattgtgagtaatcccttccttctcttttgttttgtttttgtttttgttttgttttgagacgagtctcattctgtggcccaaggtggagttcagtggcttgatctcg
Proteins encoded in this window:
- the LOC129459403 gene encoding LOW QUALITY PROTEIN: zinc finger protein 737-like (The sequence of the model RefSeq protein was modified relative to this genomic sequence to represent the inferred CDS: inserted 1 base in 1 codon); translated protein: MEPLQFRDVAIEFSLEEWHCLDTAQRNLYRDVMLENYRHLIFLGIVVSKPDLITSLEYGKKPLTMRRHEMIAKPSVMCSHFAQDLWPEQSIKDSFQKVILRRYEKCGHDNLQLKKGYKSVDEHKLCKRGYNGLNHGLTTTQRKIFQCDKYKTVFQKFSNSNRPKIRHTGKKSFKCIVCGKAFNWSSNLTTHKKIHTGEKPYKCEECGKAFKQPSNLVTHKKIHTGEKPYRCEECGKAFKQSSNLTTHKKIHTVEKPYRCEECGKAFKRCSHLTVHKVVHTGEKPYKCEECGKAFKHPSYVTTHKKIHTGGKPYKCEECGKDFKYTSTLTAHKRIHTGEKPYKCEECGKDFKCTSNLTTHKRIHTGEKPYKCKEGEKLCHISSHLTTHKILHTGEKPYRCKECGKAFNHPTILFSHKKIHTGEKFYKCDECGKTFTWPSLLSKHRRTHTGEKPYKCEVCGKAFTASLTLTEHKRIHTGEKPYKCEECGKAFNWSSYLHKHKRIHIAQKPHXSEECGKYFKCSSTFNKHKIIHTGEKPDEYGKAFNQPSTLTKYEHLYGTQAHTNIKNVTKLLKEVLNPYYM